The proteins below come from a single Chryseobacterium nepalense genomic window:
- a CDS encoding LamG-like jellyroll fold domain-containing protein: protein MIKSLLPKHTLTALLFCGLTYSTFDLQAQTLAFPEATGFGRFTTGARGATNPQVYLVTNLNDSGPGSFRDAVSQPGRFVIFKVGGIVNLQSIVAVAANTTIAGQTAPGEGIVFLGPRVSFTGANNTIARYLRIRYGGTSQNQDASGIANGANIILDHMTFTWGTDEVFSVNWDNNGTAPDNITIQNSIIGQGMHRHNHSAGGLMQPPPGGKISLIGNLYICNKTRNNKIKGINEFVNNVVYNWGNYGNTYGHTQSGEAYIMGGDSAGSSFANIINNYFIGGPNTSNTVTTPFSVGNANFNLYGSGNYFDNNKNGLLDGSLVPQDLTGYPVGDPTAILSAPYDYPVKNPALSAQEAYDNIVSRVGASYPRRDQVDNLMISDLQSKGTTATYVYVQTDLANQFGFTNGGAGHVYGAPAPLDTDNDGMPDAWEDAHGTDKNVFDALEVSATNAPYLNIEVYINGLPTTTAPDFIIPPTNLNFTNAVTTGNPAVSSLTVNWNDNATNETGYVLERSDNGTNFSVIATLGANTTTYNETGLTPDTQYYYRVKAVNASESSVYTSNASVTTPPIPSPPTKAINPVPANGNTGAELNSGNLLLKWNGSTNTTTYSVYFGTDPGNLSNIGTVSYSASPSYQLNNLNPATNYYWRVDATNTLGTATGDVWSFRALTQTLVGSWPFTEAPSSGTQIADVTSFANHGTLNTSYDNANVRVPGKENYALDLATAPNNIYIASIPHQDQILFNANSFTVSYWMKAPASMIPSSSSTSLYVLCKGSITANASTGATGKRFNVEIKGGQLRFAIDDNVTKKEITSPIANYFTNNWVHVVIQRDVIAHKIRIYTNGILSSEGDETAVTGIGESSDFIIGNIGELEFQATANASAPYKGAFDELKMYNYALTAAEVYSLYNQAVLSNDEFSISKNMGTVYPNPVKDQLSIKLPEYKKSSLTATVIDMTGKIIFKEKINANGNGVFNFNIASRKVAGNYILNVSGENLNSNFKIVVQ from the coding sequence ATGATAAAATCATTACTACCTAAACACACCCTTACGGCCTTACTGTTTTGCGGATTAACCTATTCCACATTTGATTTACAGGCACAGACATTAGCCTTTCCGGAAGCTACCGGTTTTGGAAGATTTACGACAGGAGCGAGAGGTGCTACCAATCCCCAGGTTTATTTAGTTACCAACTTAAATGACAGTGGACCGGGCTCATTCCGTGATGCAGTGAGCCAGCCGGGAAGATTTGTCATCTTCAAAGTGGGAGGTATTGTGAATTTACAGTCCATTGTTGCTGTTGCGGCCAACACAACGATTGCCGGACAGACCGCTCCCGGAGAGGGAATTGTGTTTTTGGGACCGAGAGTATCCTTTACAGGAGCCAATAATACCATTGCAAGATATCTCAGAATCCGTTACGGAGGGACTTCTCAAAACCAGGATGCCTCAGGAATTGCCAACGGAGCAAATATCATTTTGGATCACATGACTTTTACCTGGGGCACGGACGAAGTTTTCTCGGTGAACTGGGATAATAACGGCACAGCGCCTGATAATATAACGATTCAGAATTCTATTATCGGTCAGGGAATGCACCGTCACAATCATTCTGCCGGCGGACTGATGCAGCCTCCACCGGGAGGTAAAATAAGCCTGATCGGAAATTTATACATCTGCAACAAGACGCGTAATAATAAAATAAAAGGCATTAATGAGTTTGTAAACAATGTGGTGTACAACTGGGGCAATTACGGAAATACCTATGGGCATACCCAATCCGGAGAAGCTTACATCATGGGCGGGGATTCTGCGGGAAGTTCTTTCGCGAATATCATCAATAATTATTTTATTGGAGGACCTAATACAAGCAATACAGTAACTACCCCTTTCAGCGTCGGGAATGCTAATTTTAACCTCTATGGTTCCGGAAATTATTTCGATAATAATAAGAATGGATTACTCGATGGTTCCCTGGTTCCTCAGGATTTAACGGGCTATCCGGTCGGTGACCCTACAGCGATATTAAGTGCTCCTTATGATTATCCGGTGAAAAACCCTGCATTAAGTGCCCAGGAAGCATACGACAATATTGTTTCCAGAGTGGGAGCATCTTATCCAAGACGTGACCAGGTGGATAATTTAATGATTTCAGACTTGCAGTCGAAAGGAACTACCGCTACCTATGTTTATGTGCAGACTGATTTAGCCAACCAATTTGGTTTTACCAATGGAGGGGCAGGACACGTTTATGGCGCACCGGCTCCTTTGGATACCGATAATGACGGAATGCCGGATGCGTGGGAAGATGCCCATGGAACTGATAAAAATGTTTTCGACGCTCTGGAAGTAAGTGCTACCAATGCACCATATCTGAATATTGAAGTTTACATTAACGGTTTACCCACTACAACGGCTCCGGATTTTATTATTCCGCCAACCAATCTGAATTTCACCAATGCAGTGACAACAGGAAATCCTGCTGTAAGCTCTCTAACGGTTAACTGGAATGATAATGCCACGAACGAAACAGGTTATGTTTTGGAACGTTCAGACAACGGGACAAATTTTTCGGTGATTGCGACATTAGGTGCGAATACAACAACATATAACGAAACTGGGTTAACCCCAGATACGCAGTATTACTACAGGGTAAAAGCAGTCAATGCTTCAGAGTCTTCTGTATACACTTCAAATGCTTCAGTAACAACACCGCCAATTCCTTCACCGCCGACAAAAGCAATCAATCCCGTTCCTGCAAATGGAAATACCGGTGCAGAATTAAACAGCGGAAATCTGCTTTTAAAATGGAATGGAAGCACAAATACAACAACATATTCCGTTTATTTCGGAACAGATCCGGGAAATTTAAGTAATATCGGAACGGTCTCTTACAGCGCTTCACCTTCTTATCAGTTAAACAACCTTAATCCTGCAACGAATTATTATTGGAGAGTAGATGCTACGAATACTTTGGGTACTGCGACAGGTGATGTATGGTCTTTTCGTGCATTAACACAGACACTGGTCGGAAGCTGGCCTTTCACAGAAGCGCCTTCGTCAGGGACACAGATTGCAGATGTGACATCTTTTGCCAATCATGGAACGTTAAATACTTCCTATGATAATGCCAATGTACGGGTTCCCGGAAAAGAAAATTATGCCCTGGATCTTGCTACAGCTCCAAACAATATCTACATTGCAAGCATTCCTCACCAGGATCAGATTTTATTTAATGCTAATTCTTTTACGGTTTCTTACTGGATGAAAGCACCGGCGAGCATGATTCCGTCTTCTTCCTCTACAAGTTTATACGTTCTTTGCAAAGGTTCTATAACGGCTAATGCTTCTACAGGAGCTACCGGAAAACGCTTTAATGTAGAAATCAAAGGGGGGCAGCTCCGTTTTGCAATTGACGATAATGTCACTAAAAAAGAAATTACCTCACCCATCGCTAATTATTTTACCAATAATTGGGTGCATGTTGTGATCCAGCGTGATGTTATTGCTCATAAAATAAGAATTTATACCAATGGTATTTTAAGTTCCGAAGGAGATGAAACGGCTGTTACAGGAATTGGTGAGTCTAGTGATTTTATCATCGGAAATATCGGTGAGCTGGAATTTCAGGCGACTGCCAATGCTTCTGCTCCATATAAAGGTGCCTTTGATGAGCTTAAAATGTACAACTATGCATTAACAGCGGCGGAAGTTTATTCACTATATAACCAGGCTGTATTGAGTAATGATGAATTCAGCATCAGCAAAAATATGGGAACGGTGTATCCGAATCCTGTAAAAGACCAGCTGTCCATCAAACTTCCTGAGTATAAGAAATCCAGCCTTACCGCGACCGTTATTGATATGACGGGAAAAATCATCTTTAAAGAAAAGATTAATGCTAATGGAAATGGCGTATTTAATTTTAATATTGCAAGCAGAAAGGTTGCAGGAAATTATATTCTGAATGTTTCCGGGGAGAACTTAAATAGCAATTTTAAAATTGTTGTTCAATAA
- a CDS encoding AAA family ATPase, giving the protein MNLYNLIIQDKEEIALTDVFLDAYNKELITQLIKENTYAPELHEYGLPVNNKVLLQGSSGCGKTMTAKAIAHELGKSIIILNLSNIVSSRIGETSQNIKMIFDKAARERSVLFLDELDQIGKARGSDDKDVGEMRRLVNTLIQLIDYYPENALLICATNHPEIIDTALLRRFQLKINYEMPSEEYLDLFYDNILDKFPEDLQDIVRKYNISFAEAKDYAFTVVKGNLIKKLEGEKIQNFK; this is encoded by the coding sequence ATGAACCTCTACAACCTTATTATTCAGGATAAAGAAGAAATAGCGCTCACAGATGTATTCCTTGATGCATATAATAAGGAACTGATCACACAGCTTATCAAAGAAAACACCTATGCTCCGGAATTACATGAGTACGGACTTCCGGTAAATAATAAAGTACTGCTTCAGGGAAGTTCAGGCTGCGGAAAAACCATGACCGCAAAAGCGATTGCCCATGAATTGGGTAAAAGCATTATTATTCTTAATTTAAGCAATATTGTTTCTTCAAGAATCGGGGAAACTTCACAGAATATCAAAATGATTTTTGATAAGGCAGCAAGAGAAAGATCGGTTCTGTTTCTTGATGAGCTGGACCAGATCGGCAAAGCAAGAGGCAGTGATGACAAAGACGTAGGCGAAATGAGAAGACTGGTGAATACCCTGATTCAGTTGATCGACTATTATCCGGAAAATGCATTGCTGATCTGCGCTACCAACCATCCTGAAATTATTGACACTGCTTTACTTCGCCGCTTTCAGCTGAAAATTAATTATGAAATGCCTTCCGAAGAATATCTTGATCTGTTTTATGATAATATTCTCGATAAATTCCCGGAAGATCTTCAAGATATTGTTAGAAAGTACAATATTTCTTTTGCCGAAGCTAAGGATTATGCTTTTACGGTGGTGAAAGGGAACCTCATCAAGAAGCTTGAAGGTGAGAAAATACAAAACTTTAAGTAA